One window of the Runella slithyformis DSM 19594 genome contains the following:
- a CDS encoding alpha-L-rhamnosidase, protein MIRKLSFFFLSLLFAIHSHAQSDLKAGYLRCEYKINPVTDVPNPRLSWELTSAVSGQYQTGYQILAATSPTLLEEGKADLWDSKKVTGDATSHIEYAGKPLESRQICYWKVRSWDKKNQPGPWSAPALWEMGLLQKNDWKAAFIGLNLNNLGKGKEYHLPPAPFLRKEIDIKGSIKKARLYITALGLYEFQINGRKIGNDYLTPGWTDYNKRLYYQTFDVSKEFKPGKNALGSMLSYGWYAGYLGYALLVRNPVVKNFYGDVPALKAQLEIEYTNGQKEIVATDNTWKANYGPIVESDILNGEVYDANKELTGWNQPGYNEAAWKKVITIAEKADRLLQVYPGNPVREVARLTPKNVKQMGSNAYLVDMGQNFAGTIKVRFKAAKGDSILFRFGEMLYPDGKLMTENLRKARGTDLYIAKGDPNGEIYEPRFTYHGFQYVQIEGLKYAIGMQDILGIVLSSATPKAGTFETDNAFVNQLYHNIIWTQQSNYLEVPTDCPQRDERLGWTGDAQAYVKSATLNNDIAAFGTKWVVDLNDAQLANGAYPVYAPAPSVRVTDTYSPGWMEAGIIYPYQIFRSYGDTKIIKSHWAEMKKFMQFLETKSKGEYVFKETAFAEVDPKGGFGDWLSVGKKTPPDMLATMYYAYSANLMQEMAAAIGDEKESAHYKDVFAKVKAAFLKHYTNAEGRFICNAAAYGDGKGYIDGEMGFEGHTQTAYANAIFMNLLDSTHTLKAAKWLNELVVKNGNKLTTGFLGVRPMLPALSATGNSETAYKLLFQKEYPSWGFEIANGANTIWERWNSFTREGGFPAGMNSFNHYAFGSICEWMFENMAGIKETSPGFKTFIVQPELMNANINSLKAAHRSINGTISSAWQKKGDIITLTIEVPVNTTATICLPPAPINNITFNGRALTATAVKSKWIDRRERNTVVVGSGKYVLSYKKSALSGF, encoded by the coding sequence ATGATCCGGAAGCTCTCCTTCTTTTTTTTATCCCTCCTATTTGCCATTCATTCCCACGCCCAAAGCGATCTCAAAGCCGGTTACCTGCGGTGTGAATACAAAATCAATCCCGTCACCGACGTACCAAATCCGCGACTGAGTTGGGAACTGACCTCGGCGGTCAGCGGGCAATACCAAACCGGCTATCAGATTCTGGCCGCGACTTCGCCGACATTGTTAGAAGAAGGAAAAGCGGATCTGTGGGACAGTAAAAAAGTCACGGGCGACGCTACTTCTCACATCGAATACGCAGGAAAACCGCTGGAATCGCGCCAAATATGTTATTGGAAAGTGCGAAGTTGGGACAAAAAAAATCAGCCCGGACCGTGGAGCGCTCCCGCTCTATGGGAAATGGGGCTGCTCCAAAAAAACGACTGGAAAGCTGCCTTCATCGGGCTCAATCTAAATAACTTAGGCAAAGGCAAGGAATACCATTTACCGCCGGCCCCCTTTCTCCGTAAAGAGATTGACATCAAAGGGTCCATTAAAAAAGCGCGTTTGTACATCACTGCGCTGGGCCTGTACGAATTTCAAATCAACGGTCGAAAGATCGGGAACGATTACCTGACCCCCGGCTGGACTGATTACAACAAACGCCTTTATTACCAAACCTTTGATGTAAGTAAAGAATTCAAACCCGGCAAAAATGCCCTGGGGTCCATGCTTTCGTATGGTTGGTATGCCGGGTATTTGGGCTATGCATTATTGGTCAGAAACCCCGTCGTGAAAAACTTTTACGGCGATGTACCTGCCCTGAAAGCCCAATTGGAAATTGAATACACCAACGGCCAAAAGGAAATTGTGGCAACCGATAATACGTGGAAAGCTAACTACGGTCCCATTGTAGAATCCGATATTTTGAACGGAGAAGTCTACGACGCCAACAAAGAACTGACGGGCTGGAATCAACCCGGATACAATGAGGCCGCGTGGAAAAAAGTCATCACCATTGCCGAAAAAGCCGACCGACTGCTTCAAGTCTACCCCGGCAACCCGGTGCGGGAAGTGGCGAGGCTAACGCCCAAAAACGTTAAACAAATGGGATCGAATGCCTATTTGGTCGACATGGGGCAAAATTTTGCGGGCACCATCAAGGTTCGCTTCAAAGCCGCCAAGGGCGATTCCATTCTTTTCCGATTCGGTGAAATGCTCTATCCCGACGGCAAACTCATGACCGAAAACCTGCGCAAAGCGCGGGGAACCGACCTGTACATTGCCAAAGGCGACCCTAACGGCGAAATATACGAGCCGCGCTTCACTTACCACGGTTTTCAATACGTACAGATCGAAGGCTTAAAATACGCCATCGGAATGCAGGATATTCTGGGCATTGTGTTGTCGTCGGCTACGCCCAAAGCAGGGACGTTTGAAACCGACAACGCTTTTGTAAACCAGCTGTACCACAACATCATCTGGACGCAACAATCTAACTATCTGGAGGTTCCGACCGACTGTCCGCAGCGCGATGAGCGTTTGGGCTGGACGGGAGATGCGCAGGCCTACGTCAAAAGTGCGACGCTCAACAACGACATTGCCGCCTTTGGGACCAAATGGGTGGTGGATCTGAACGACGCCCAACTCGCCAACGGTGCCTATCCCGTGTATGCACCGGCTCCTTCGGTACGCGTTACGGACACCTATTCGCCGGGCTGGATGGAAGCGGGGATTATTTATCCGTACCAGATTTTCAGATCGTATGGTGATACCAAAATCATCAAATCGCACTGGGCCGAAATGAAGAAATTCATGCAGTTTTTGGAAACAAAAAGCAAAGGCGAATACGTGTTCAAGGAAACCGCCTTTGCCGAAGTAGACCCCAAAGGCGGATTCGGCGACTGGTTGAGTGTCGGCAAAAAAACGCCGCCCGATATGCTGGCCACCATGTATTATGCCTACTCGGCCAACCTGATGCAGGAAATGGCCGCCGCCATCGGCGATGAAAAAGAGTCGGCTCATTACAAAGACGTCTTCGCCAAAGTCAAAGCAGCGTTTTTGAAACATTACACCAATGCCGAAGGCCGATTCATCTGCAACGCCGCTGCGTACGGGGATGGGAAAGGATACATTGACGGCGAAATGGGCTTTGAAGGCCACACCCAAACGGCTTACGCCAACGCCATTTTTATGAACCTTTTGGACAGCACGCATACGCTGAAAGCCGCCAAATGGCTGAATGAATTGGTGGTCAAAAACGGCAATAAACTCACAACGGGCTTCTTGGGCGTTCGGCCCATGCTGCCGGCACTTTCGGCCACGGGCAACAGCGAAACGGCCTACAAACTGTTGTTCCAAAAAGAATACCCTTCCTGGGGTTTTGAGATTGCCAACGGGGCCAATACGATCTGGGAACGCTGGAACAGTTTCACACGCGAAGGCGGTTTTCCGGCCGGCATGAACTCGTTCAACCACTACGCCTTCGGGTCGATCTGCGAATGGATGTTTGAAAACATGGCGGGCATCAAAGAGACCTCCCCCGGCTTCAAAACGTTCATCGTTCAGCCCGAACTCATGAATGCCAATATCAATTCACTCAAAGCCGCGCACCGTTCCATCAACGGCACGATCTCTTCGGCCTGGCAAAAAAAGGGAGACATCATTACCCTAACGATTGAGGTGCCTGTCAACACGACGGCGACGATCTGCCTGCCGCCCGCTCCGATCAACAACATTACCTTTA